A genomic stretch from Falco naumanni isolate bFalNau1 chromosome 4, bFalNau1.pat, whole genome shotgun sequence includes:
- the UBALD1 gene encoding UBA-like domain-containing protein 1: protein MDELKHQVMINQFVLAAGCAADQAKQLLQAAHWQFETALSAFFQETNIPYSHHHQMMCTPANTPATPPNFPDALTMFSRLKASESFNSSSPVTSMATSPPPPAPPLPQHGAFNPAWPAASPPGQQQSMWTPAPPAQPAGWPAAVSQQATAEQKANVTMEAER from the exons CGTGCTGGCGGCCGGCTGTGCCGCCGACCAggccaagcagctgctgcaggcggCCCACTGGCAGTTCGAG actGCTCTCAGTGCTTTTTTCCAAGAAACGAACATCCCCTACAGCCACCACCATCAGATG ATGTGCACTCCCGCCAACACGCCAGCCACGCCGCCCAACTTCCCCGACGCCCTCACCATGTTCTCCCGCCTCAAGGCCTCCGAGAGCTTCAACAGCAGTAGCCCTGTGACCTCCATGGCGACTTCCCCGCCACCTCcagccccgccgctgccccagCATGGGGCCTTCAACCCTGCCTGGCCCGCAGCTTCGccccctggccagcagcagagcatgtgGACTCCGGCCCCCCCAGCGCAGcctgcaggctggccagctgCCGTCTCCCAGCAAGCCACGGCAGAACAGAAGGCCAACGTGACCATGGAGGCAGAGAGATGA
- the CDIP1 gene encoding cell death-inducing p53-target protein 1 isoform X1 translates to MSSDPPPPYPGGPSAPLIEEKHGPPIAADGVTPVVGQPQGVPIPPPEFGPPPYEPPSQPGFVPPPMPTDGSGPYVPPAGYYPPPGPHPPMGYYPPPGHYPSPGGHTATVLVPSGAATTVTVLQGEIFQGAPVQTVCPHCQQAITTKITYEIGLMSFLLGFFCCFVGCDLCCCLIPCLFDDFKDVTHTCPNCKAYIYTYKRMC, encoded by the exons ATGTCCAGCGACCCTCCGCCACCCTACCCGGGAGGCCCCTCGGCACCGCTGATAGAAGAGAAACATGGCCCACCCATTGCAGCAG ATGGCGTCACCCCAGTTGTGGGACAGCCCCAGGGGGTTCCCATCCCCCCGCCTGAATTTGGACCTCCCCCATATGAGCCACCCTCCCAGCCAGGATTTGTGCCCCCCCCCATGCCCACAGATGGCTCTGGGCCCTACGTGCCACCTG CAGGTTATTATCCCCCGCCGGGCCCTCACCCCCCCATGGGCTACTACCCTCCCCCAGGCCACTACCCCTCTCCTGGTGGCCACACGGCAACAGTGCTTGTCCCGTCTGGGGCTGCCACCACAGTGACGGTGCTGCAGGGTGAGATCTTCCAGGGTGCCCCTGTGCAGACGGTGTGTCCCCACTGCCAGCAAGCCATCACCACCAAGATCACCTATGAGATTGGGCTCATGAGCTTCCTTCTTGGCTTCTTCTGCTGCTTCGTGGG GTGtgatctctgctgctgcctgatcCCCTGCCTGTTCGATGACTTCAAGGATGTGACACACACGTGTCCCAACTGCAAGGCCTACATCTACACGTACAAGCGCATGTGCTAA
- the CDIP1 gene encoding cell death-inducing p53-target protein 1 isoform X2, with amino-acid sequence MSSDPPPPYPGGPSAPLIEEKHGPPIAADGVTPVVGQPQGVPIPPPEFGPPPYEPPSQPGFVPPPMPTDGSGPYVPPGYYPPPGPHPPMGYYPPPGHYPSPGGHTATVLVPSGAATTVTVLQGEIFQGAPVQTVCPHCQQAITTKITYEIGLMSFLLGFFCCFVGCDLCCCLIPCLFDDFKDVTHTCPNCKAYIYTYKRMC; translated from the exons ATGTCCAGCGACCCTCCGCCACCCTACCCGGGAGGCCCCTCGGCACCGCTGATAGAAGAGAAACATGGCCCACCCATTGCAGCAG ATGGCGTCACCCCAGTTGTGGGACAGCCCCAGGGGGTTCCCATCCCCCCGCCTGAATTTGGACCTCCCCCATATGAGCCACCCTCCCAGCCAGGATTTGTGCCCCCCCCCATGCCCACAGATGGCTCTGGGCCCTACGTGCCACCTG GTTATTATCCCCCGCCGGGCCCTCACCCCCCCATGGGCTACTACCCTCCCCCAGGCCACTACCCCTCTCCTGGTGGCCACACGGCAACAGTGCTTGTCCCGTCTGGGGCTGCCACCACAGTGACGGTGCTGCAGGGTGAGATCTTCCAGGGTGCCCCTGTGCAGACGGTGTGTCCCCACTGCCAGCAAGCCATCACCACCAAGATCACCTATGAGATTGGGCTCATGAGCTTCCTTCTTGGCTTCTTCTGCTGCTTCGTGGG GTGtgatctctgctgctgcctgatcCCCTGCCTGTTCGATGACTTCAAGGATGTGACACACACGTGTCCCAACTGCAAGGCCTACATCTACACGTACAAGCGCATGTGCTAA
- the HMOX2 gene encoding heme oxygenase 2, which produces MPSAMEGSEGGEEGEILPYEETENDNVSPTDLSELLKEGTKESHDRAENTQFVKDFLKGRIKKELFKLATVALYFTYSALEEEMDRNKDNPVFAPLYFPLELHRREALVKDLKYFYGEDWKEKIQCSEATQHYVDRIHHVGQHEPELLVAHAYTRYMGDLSGGQVLKKVAQRALKLPSTEEGIQFYVFDNISNAQQFKQLYRARMNALDLDKNTKERIVEEANQAFRFNMQVFEELDKIGRSLTEAAQDGGFPGHDGKGDLRKCPYYADKLGKAGAGCPYHTAAALAKQPLVQLILAACVAVAAGAVAWYIM; this is translated from the exons ATGCCATCAGCTATGGAGGGCTCTgaggggggagaagaaggggaaatCTTGCCCtatgaggaaacagaaaatgacaatGTCAG TCCCACTGAcctttcagagctgctgaaggaggGGACTAAGGAATCCCACGACCGTGCAGAGAACACTCAGTTTGTCAAAGACTTCCTGAAAGGACGGATCAAGAAGGAGCTCTTCAAG CTGGCCACTGTGGCACTGTACTTCACCTACTCTGCTCTAGAAGAGGAGATGGATCGCAACAAGGACAACCCAGTCTTTGCTCCTCTGTATTTTCCTCTAGAGCTTCACCGGAGAGAAGCGCTGGTCAAAGACCTGAAATATTTCTATGGAGAAGACTGGAAAGAGAAGATCCAGTGTTCTGAGGCAACTCAGCATTATGTGGACAGAATCCATCATGTGGGACAACACGAGCCAGAGCTGCTAGTGGCTCACGCTTACACACGCTACATGGGTGACCTCTCAGGTGGCCAGGTGCTGAAGAAGGTAGCCCAGAGGGCCCTGAAGTTGCCCAGTACCGAGGAAGGGATCCAATTCTACGTGTTTGACAACATTTCCAATGCACAGCAGTTCAAGCAGCTCTACAGAGCAAGGATGAATGCTCTGGACTTGGACAAGAACACCAAGGAGAGGATTGTGGAAGAGGCCAACCAAGCCTTCCGCTTTAACATGCAG GTATTTGAGGAACTGGACAAGATCGGCAGGTCGCTGACAGAAGCAGCCCAAGACGGAGGCTTTCCAGGCCACGATGGAAAAGGAGACCTGCGCAAATGCCCTTACTACGCAGACAAACTAG gcaaggcaggagctggctgcccCTATCACAccgctgcagccctggcaaAGCAGCCCCTAGTGCAGCTGATCCTGGCAGCCTGCGTGGCTGTGGCGGCAGGAGCTGTGGCATGGTACATCATGTGA